From Xylocopa sonorina isolate GNS202 chromosome 2, iyXylSono1_principal, whole genome shotgun sequence, a single genomic window includes:
- the Rtc1 gene encoding RNA terminal phosphate cyclase 1, whose amino-acid sequence MPAEIINNVLTYEGCNYLRYRLLLSTLSGKPVRVTNIRTKNDDPGLKEYEVSFVRLLDKITNGSRIELNETGTSLYYSPGLLNGGELEHDCNVQRGIGYYLEAVLILAPFCKKPVDIKLKGVTNNTLDPSVDRIKACAVPILKRFLSGDNEVVFTVNKRGAAPLGGGEIRFKCPISRNLRSIQFQSSGMVKRIRGIACGIRVSPAVANRIVESAKGVMLKFLPDVYIHTDHCKGAASGKSPGFGVCLSAETTAEVVFGGEAFSPVMTTGSLPCVPEDIGKEAAMKLVDEIYRNGCVDSPFQPMTAMFMALGRKDVSKVLTGPLTPSMIQFLRDLRDFFGIVFKIKPHKEEDEELDQVVLTCIGTGYTNISKRTL is encoded by the exons ATGCCAGCTGAAATAATAAATAACGTTCTAACGTACGAGGGTTGCAATTATTTGCGGTATCGTTTATTACTATCGACACTGTCAGGCAAACCAGTGCGAGTAACAAATATCAGGACTAAAAACGATGATCCTGGCCTTAAAG AGTACGAAGTCAGCTTTGTTCGTTTACTTGACAAAATTACAAATGGATCCAGGATAGAGTTAAACGAAACTGGGACCAGTTTATATTATAGTCCCGGTTTATTAAATGGTGGTGAATTAGAACACGACTGTAATGTACAACGAGGTATCGGTTATTATTTGGAAGCAGTTTTAATACTGGCTCCATTCTGTAAAAAACCTGTGGATATAAAACTCAAAGGAGTTACCAATAATACCTTAG ATCCATCTGTGGATAGAATCAAGGCATGCGCTGTGCCTATATTAAAAAGATTCCTCTCCGGTGACAATGAGGTTGTATTTACTGTTAACAAAAGAGGAGCTGCACCTCTGGGAGGTGGAGAAATTCGATTCAAGTGCCCTATTAGCCGTAATCTTAGAAGTATTCAA ttTCAGAGTAGTGGGATGGTAAAAAGAATAAGGGGTATCGCGTGCGGCATACGTGTATCTCCTGCGGTCGCGAATCGAATTGTAGAATCTGCTAAAGGTGTAATGTTAAAGTTTTTACCAGATGTATACATTCATACAGATCATTGTAAAGGTGCAGCCAGTGGAAAATCGCCAG GTTTTGGAGTATGTTTATCAGCTGAAACAACTGCTGAAGTTGTATTCGGTGGAGAAGCATTTTCGCCCGTAATGACGACGGGTTCTTTGCCGTGTGTACCAGAAGATATTGGCAAAGAAGCAGCTATGAAATTAGTAGATGAAATTTATAG AAATGGTTGCGTGGATTCTCCGTTTCAGCCTATGACTGCTATGTTTATGGCATTGGGTAGAAAAGATGTTTCTAAAGTCCTGACGGGACCGTTAACGCCATCGAT GATACAATTTTTGCGCGACTTAAGAGATTTCTTTGGAATCGTTTTTAAAATTAAGCCGCACaaagaagaagatgaagaatTAGACCAAGTTGTTTTAACTTGTATAGGTACCGGATATACCAACATAAGTAAACGGACGTTATAA
- the LOC143432742 gene encoding tRNA-specific adenosine deaminase 1-like encodes MEDFADQVAKLCLEKYNKLGKKGKPSETEWTVLSGIVIKKNDGSLSLVALATGTKCLGEIDLVNTELYEEGCRLNDSHAEVLARRAFLRYLYEQIDLLLSDGRSDIFALDDTKKIKIRDGVSFHFFTSQTPCGDCSIFLKDDLYDHDVPPAKIRKCDYNIEGEIIKLNSDKKDKQIVRDIYRTGAKCVKSEERQDPQLPGINYHVVGALRTKPGRGNPTLSLSCSDKIAKWNILGLQGSLLSILIPSIKMESITIGGNSPFSLQAMERGLFARFNENLNKLNIVQSKFSFKQQKSSGRKHPCPSSIIWCAVRNRDTEIAVEGRKQGATKKKKGGNLLVTRRALFESFLRTCDKYENFHCNTTHPKKLTYLDCKRWSKDYQRLWNTLKSGYFRAWTSKPIRLQTFVL; translated from the exons ATGGAAGATTTTGCGGATCAAGTAGCAAAGCTTTGTTTAGAAAAATATAATAAGCTTGGTAAAAAGGGTAAACCGTCAGAGACAGAATGGACTGTGTTATCGGGtatagtaataaaaaaaaatgatggTTCATTGTCCTTAGTAGCTCTTGCTACAGGAACGAAGTGTTTAGGAGAGATAGATTTAGTAAATACGGAACTATACGAGGAGGGTTGTAGATTAAACGATTCTCACGCAGAAGTTCTTGCTAGACGTGCCTTTTTAAGATACTTGTATGAGCAGATAGATTTATTGCTTAGCGATGGAAGAAGTGATATTTTTGCACTAGATGATACGAAAAAAATTAAGATACGCGATGGAGTATCGTTTCATTTTTTCACGAGTCAGACACCATGCGGTGATTGTTCTATATTTTTAAAAGATGATTTGTATGATCATGATGTACCCCCAGCAAAAATTAGAAAATGTGATTATAATATCGAAggagaaataataaaattaaacagTGATAAAAAAGATAAGCAGATAGTTAGAGACATATATAGAACTGGTGCGAAATGCGTTAAATCCGAGGAACGCCAAGATCCTCAGTTGCCTGGTATAAATTATCACGTAGTTGGAGCATTACGTACTAAACCAGGAAGGGGCAATCCGACTCTCAGCTTATCTTGTTCTGATAAAATAGCGAA ATGGAACATTCTTGGATTGCAAGGTTCACTTTTGTCAATTCTGATACCTTCGATAAAAATGGAAAGTATCACGATTGGAGGTAATTCTCCTTTCTCCTTGCAAGCAATGGAGCGTGGATTGTTCGCACGATTTAATGAAAATTTGAATAAGTTAAATATTGTACAaagtaaattttcttttaaacaGCAAAAAAGTTCCGGTAGAAAGCATCCTTGCCCTTCAAGTATAATATGGTGTGCTGTGAGAAATCG TGATACCGAAATTGCAGTGGAAGGTAGAAAGCAAGGGGctacgaaaaaaaagaaaggcggCAATTTACTCGTAACAAGGCGGGCTCTTTTCGAATCGTTCTTACGAACTTGTGACAAATATGAAAACTTTCATTGCAACACGACACATCCTAAAAAACTTACCTACTTGGATTGCAAAAGATGGTCCAAAGATTATCAACGTCTATGGAACACTTTAAAGTCAGGATATTTTCGTGCTTGGACTTCTAAACCCATCCGGTTACAAACATtcgttttataa
- the LOC143432745 gene encoding uncharacterized protein LOC143432745, with the protein MNSVMQNVRLSSGYDMPLVGFGTYKIQGRDIIHEVVNESLKVGFRSIDTAVVYRNEEDIGHALRDLLPKYNLQRSDIFITTKLAPSENGNPEGIEQSVQKSLKALNTTYIDLYLIHWPGTTRIPETSTDNPSLRAKTWDKLVDLKEQGLLRSIGVSNYTIGHLEELLKNCKGVPPAVNQVELHPHYRQEELIKYCNEKGIHVQAYSSLGTSSSTSLLRDPTVVKIASQLNVSPARLLLRWALQQGIGIIPKAVKKEHIRDNIRLDFSIDEENMNILSSLPQQKYAWDPSNVN; encoded by the exons atgaACAGTGTAATGCAAAATGTTCGACTTTCGAGCGGCTACGATATGCCCCTTGTCGGAT TTGGGACATATAAGATTCAAGGGAGAGATATAATACACGAAGTAGTTAATGAAAGTTTGAAAGTAGGATTTCGTTCTATTG ataCAGCTGTAGTTTATCGAAATGAAGAAGATATTGGACATGCCTTAAGAGATTTATTACCAAAGTATAATCTTCAAAGGAGTGATATCTTCATTACAACTAAACTTG CGCCGAGTGAAAATGGAAATCCAGAAGGGATAGAGCAGTCTGTGCAAAAATCTCTCAAAGCACTTAATACAACATACATTGATCTCTATCTGATTCATTGGCCTGGTACAACTCGTATACCAGAAACTTCGACAGACAATCCAAGTTTAAGAGCAAAAACTTGGGATAAATTGGTAGATTTAAAAGAACAAGGTTTGTTAAGATCTATAGGCGTGTCTAACTATACCATTGGTCATCTGGAGGAATTGTTGAAAAATTGCAAGGGTGTACCACCGGCTGTTAATCAA GTTGAATTGCATCCACATTATCGTCAAGAAGAATTAATCAAGTACTGCAATGAGAAAGGAATTCATGTACAAGCATATTCCTCATTAGGTACTAGCAGCAGTACAAGTCTTTTAAGAGACCCAACTGTGGTAAAAATAGCTTCTCAACTTAACGTATCACCGGCGCGATTATTACTAAGATGGGCTTTGCAACAAGGAATCG GTATTATTCCGAAAGCAGTGAAGAAAGAACATATAAGAGACAATATACGACTCGATTTTTCAATCGATGAAGAAAacatgaatatcttatcttctCTACCGCAACAGAAATATGCCTGGGATCCTTCTAATGTGAActaa
- the LOC143432978 gene encoding trafficking protein particle complex subunit 12 translates to MAEGNEASTQQKSDTAGEVTKETEADISRYFENASRTIFDDIASYGGIPEFELLAHQSGEFLKCSTLLGSDRVDHSTTNDVHRDAWIPSEQTRKILRSIATSTAGVNSLDRENLTMPGLAVQGDMPNLIKNAAVRFLSEDENVQRKVLTASDVTQDERGLRTLIQAGCYKAAINLSGRLLAVYAQGYGKINQSSKHSPHSLQLWYTRLALLTKLRQIDILENESKPFGNLDKPDMYFTFYPELYGTRPGSMASFSFRLLLAEIPMYWRKPKQALDNLYKILATVNQIITNLSSGSNGDRSRFKINPAEQEDAIRLWKGRRSRVLISITNCAVSMKNYVLAMDILEKLCESADWSPEQMDALRASIGRLHLFLGDVSAAEKFLTNQQKKDSGPTVRELTDKGLMAVAHNSFQEAYKCFQAAEALDPSNIALINNMAVCLLYTGQLKAAVHLYESMITRNPVKSLQEPVLLNVCTSYELHTTHCKQPKLHLLSQLNRYKGDAVDIQCLKLPLN, encoded by the coding sequence ATGGCCGAGGGGAATGAGGCTTCGACGCAACAGAAATCCGATACCGCCGGAGAGGTTACGAAGGAAACGGAGGCTGATATCAGCCGTTACTTCGAGAACGCGTCTCGCACGATTTTCGACGATATTGCCTCGTACGGTGGAATCCCGGAGTTCGAGCTGCTCGCCCATCAATCGGGTGAATTCTTGAAATGTAGCACGCTGCTAGGGAGCGATCGAGTCGACCATAGCACCACCAACGATGTACACAGAGACGCTTGGATACCTTCTGAGCAAACGAGGAAGATTCTACGAAGCATCGCCACTTCGACTGCCGGTGTTAATTCCTTGGACAGGGAGAACCTGACGATGCCAGGACTCGCGGTACAGGGTGACATGCCTAACCTAATAAAGAACGCTGCTGTACGTTTTCTAAGCGAGGACGAGAACGTGCAGAGGAAGGTACTCACTGCTTCCGATGTTACGCAAGACGAGCGAGGCTTGAGAACTTTGATACAGGCCGGTTGTTACAAGGCAGCGATAAATCTATCGGGAAGACTGTTGGCGGTATATGCTCAAGGTTACGGGAAGATAAATCAATCCAGTAAACATTCTCCGCATTCGTTGCAATTATGGTATACAAGGCTGGCTCTGTTGACCAAACTCAGGCAAATTGATATTTTGGAGAATGAATCGAAGCCGTTCGGTAATCTGGATAAACCGGATATGTACTTTACGTTTTATCCGGAACTATACGGCACCAGGCCAGGTTCTATGGCTTCCTTCTCCTTCAGGCTGCTTCTAGCAGAGATCCCAATGTACTGGAGAAAACCTAAACAGGCATTGGACAATCTTTATAAGATTCTAGCGACAGTCAACCAAATTATAACTAATTTGAGCAGTGGTTCCAATGGGGacagatctcgttttaagatcaaTCCTGCTGAACAGGAGGATGCTATAAGATTATGGAAGGGCAGAAGGTCCAGAGTCCTTATATCTATAACTAATTGTGCAGTTAGCATGAAAAATTATGTACTAGCTATGGATATCTTAGAGAAGTTGTGCGAGTCCGCAGATTGGTCACCCGAGCAAATGGATGCGCTAAGAGCTAGCATAGGTAGACTACACTTGTTTCTGGGAGATGTTTCAGCAGCGGAAAAATTTTTGACTAATCAACAGAAAAAGGACAGTGGGCCTACTGTCAGAGAGTTGACGGATAAAGGATTGATGGCAGTAGCTCATAattcttttcaagaagcatacaAGTGTTTTCAAGCTGCAGAAGCATTGGATCCATCTAACATCGCGTTAATTAATAACATGGCTGTCTGCCTTTTGTATACAGGTCAGCTGAAAGCAGCAGTACATTTATATGAAAGTATGATCACAAGAAACCCTGTAAAAAGTTTACAAGAACCTGTGTTGTTGAATGTCTGTACCTCATATGAATTGCATACAACTCACTGTAAACAACCAAAGCTACATTTACTGAGCCAACTGAACAGGTATAAAGGAGATGCTGTAGATATACAGTGCCTGAAGCTTCCTTTAAACTAA
- the Zfh1 gene encoding Zn finger homeodomain 1 isoform X1 yields MSMTLVRNTFKGCSEDEAAGVANAEVGGGCTAGAPTTGSAGGGGSGTGSEAGGGGGGGSGAGTGTGGGVRGGGGGGGGGGEGGSTKQGGERCPQCGFLCRDVHVLQLHLEDTHKTSYAIDKNGLNAQFPQVSCKVCSKTFANVYRLQRHMISHDESAVLRKFKCPHCEKAFKFKHHLKEHLRIHSGEKPFECNNCGKRFSHSGSYSSHMTSKKCLIVNLKKSRHTNANNVDRGPKKAQQSLPPGRREADLLAANNNTFLPILPKLSPSDYQEIQREGAGIYDMPTLLPQMMGFGSYFLQTSLGKILNQLHSKRLDEVAEQFESHRELMSPSTADSEGTEGTEGKESPAPSDPQGLDAVRRILETVNTSVTKQLLEANVRKLSTSPATMKREFEEDYQDQDSEMSSEMTHYPDWSATDQYDSQSEGLAAKLEDVNQPNTKTGYKRKAEDSSEADTDEEEVGTQTHNDNGRRVRARSLIDDEQLAVLKGYYAINPRPKKEEIIMIANYINFPTRVVQVWFQNSRARDRRESKIPPLVPLANSTSQTVIEQPLDLSKKEALTESTCQDNDTVPVKHTSSSPIEQKNDNPQPHSQDADDLEDSPLVIDEETTDSVETKRSVSTVGEIVPKSQPQIYVKTEIENASQPEAPPAAEIEQGVYFCDRCDKTFSKHSSLARHKYEHSGQRPYKCVECPRAFKHKHHLTEHKRLHSGEKPFQCSKCLKRFSHSGSYSQHMNHRYSYCKPYRE; encoded by the exons GTTGCAGCGAGGACGAGGCAGCAGGTGTCGCGAACGCGGAGGTGGGCGGAGGTTGCACGGCCGGGGCGCCAACCACAGGAAGTGCCGGTGGAGGTGGTAGCGGGACAGGTAGCGAGGCTGGTGGTGGTGGCGGAGGCGGTAGTGGAGCAGGAACAGGAACAGGAGGAGGCGTCCGtggtggtggcggtggcggcggcggtggcggcgaggGCGGATCGACGAAGCAGGGTGGCGAGAGGTGTCCCCAGTGCGGCTTCCTCTGTCGGGACGTCCACGTGCTTCAGCTCCATCTCGAGGACACGCACAAGACCTCGTACGCCATCGACAAGAACGGTCTCAACGCTCAATTCCCCCAAGTG TCCTGTAAGGTGTGCAGCAAGACTTTTGCTAACGTCTACCGACTCCAGAGGCACATGATCAGCCACGATGAGAGTGCCGTGCTTCGTAAGTTTAAGTGTCCCCATTGCGAGAAAGCCTTCAAGTTTAAGCATCACCTCAAG GAGCACCTTCGCATTCACAGCGGTGAAAAGCCGTTCGAATGCAACAACTGCGGCAAACGTTTCTCCCATTCGGGCTCGTACTCGAGCCACATGACCTCGAAGAAGTGCCTGATAGTGAACTTGAAGAAATCCAGGCACACGAACGCGAACAATGTGGACAGGGGCCCGAAGAAGGCGCAACAATCCCTGCCACCGGGGCGGCGCGAGGCCGATCTGCTCGCGGCGAACAACAACACTTTCCTCCCTATTCTGCCTAAGCTCTCGCCCTCGGATTATCAGGAGATACAACGGGAAGGAGCGG GTATTTACGATATGCCTACGCTTCTGCCGCAAATGATGGGCTTCGGCAGCTATTTCCTGCAGACGTCGTTGGGCAAAATCTTGAACCAGCTGCATTCCAAGAGATTGGACGAAGTAGCCGAGCAATTCGAGTCGCACAGGGAGCTTATGAGCCCGTCGACGGCTGATTCTGAGGGCACGGAAGGCACCGAGGGCAAAGAGTCACCGGCGCCGAGCGATCCTCAGGGGTTGGACGCTGTTCGACGTATCCTGGAAACGGTGAACACCTCCGTGACGAAACAGCTGCTCGAGGCGAACGTACGGAAGCTCTCCACGTCGCCAGCCACGATGAAACGAGAATTCGAGGAGGATTATCAA GATCAAGACAGCGAGATGTCCAGCGAGATGACACATTATCCGGACTGGTCAGCGACGGATCAATATGATTCGCAGAGCGAAGGCTTGGCGGCGAAGCTCGAGGACGTGAATCAGCCCAACACGAAAACGGGCTACAAGAGAAAAGCGGAGGATAGCTCGGAGGCGGACACAGACGAGGAGGAGGTTGGTACACAGACGCACAACGATAACGGGAGAAGAGTTAGGGCTAGATCGTTGATAGACGACGAGCAATTGGCCGTTCTCAAGGGTTACTATGCCATTAATCCCCGGCCAAAGAAGGAGGAGATCATCATGATCGCCAACTACATCAATTTCCCCACTCGTGTTGTACAG GTTTGGTTCCAAAATTCCCGGGCGAGGGACCGTCGAGAATCGAAGATACCGCCTCTAGTACCGTTAGCTAATTCGACCAGTCAAACCGTGATCGAGCAGCCATTAGATTTGTCGAAGAAAGAAGCTCTCACGGAATCGACGTGTCAAGATAATGACACTGTCCCTGTGAAACACACGTCATCGTCTCCTATCGAACAGAAAAACGATAATCCACAGCCGCATAGTCAAGACGCGGATGACCTGGAGGATTCGCCGTTAGTTATCGACGAGGAGACCACAGATTCTGTGGAAACGAAGCGTTCAGTCTCGACTGTGGGAGAAATTGTTCCAAAG AGTCAACCACAGATATACGTGAAGACCGAAATTGAAAACGCGAGTCAACCAGAGGCTCCGCCAGCGGCAGAGATCGAGCAGGGTGTTTACTTCTGTGATCGGTGTGACAAAACATTCTCCAAGCACAGTTCCCTAGCAAGACACAAATACGAACATTCCG GGCAAAGGCCGTATAAATGCGTGGAGTGCCCAAGGGCGTTCAAGCACAAGCACCATCTGACCGAACACAAGCGACTGCACAGCGGCGAAAAGCCCTTCCAGTGCTCCAAGTGCCTCAAGCGCTTCTCTCACTCCGGCTCCTACAGCCAACACATGAATCATCGTTACTCCTACTGCAAGCCGTATAGAGAATAG
- the Zfh1 gene encoding Zn finger homeodomain 1 isoform X2 has protein sequence MSMTLVRNTFKGCSEDEAAGVANAEVGGGCTAGAPTTGSAGGGGSGTGSEAGGGGGGGSGAGTGTGGGVRGGGGGGGGGGEGGSTKQGGERCPQCGFLCRDVHVLQLHLEDTHKTSYAIDKNGLNAQFPQVSCKVCSKTFANVYRLQRHMISHDESAVLRKFKCPHCEKAFKFKHHLKEHLRIHSGEKPFECNNCGKRFSHSGSYSSHMTSKKCLIVNLKKSRHTNANNVDRGPKKAQQSLPPGRREADLLAANNNTFLPILPKLSPSDYQEIQREGAGIYDMPTLLPQMMGFGSYFLQTSLGKILNQLHSKRLDEVAEQFESHRELMSPSTADSEGTEGTEGKESPAPSDPQGLDAVRRILETVNTSVTKQLLEANVRKLSTSPATMKREFEEDYQDQDSEMSSEMTHYPDWSATDQYDSQSEGLAAKLEDVNQPNTKTGYKRKAEDSSEADTDEEEVWFQNSRARDRRESKIPPLVPLANSTSQTVIEQPLDLSKKEALTESTCQDNDTVPVKHTSSSPIEQKNDNPQPHSQDADDLEDSPLVIDEETTDSVETKRSVSTVGEIVPKSQPQIYVKTEIENASQPEAPPAAEIEQGVYFCDRCDKTFSKHSSLARHKYEHSGQRPYKCVECPRAFKHKHHLTEHKRLHSGEKPFQCSKCLKRFSHSGSYSQHMNHRYSYCKPYRE, from the exons GTTGCAGCGAGGACGAGGCAGCAGGTGTCGCGAACGCGGAGGTGGGCGGAGGTTGCACGGCCGGGGCGCCAACCACAGGAAGTGCCGGTGGAGGTGGTAGCGGGACAGGTAGCGAGGCTGGTGGTGGTGGCGGAGGCGGTAGTGGAGCAGGAACAGGAACAGGAGGAGGCGTCCGtggtggtggcggtggcggcggcggtggcggcgaggGCGGATCGACGAAGCAGGGTGGCGAGAGGTGTCCCCAGTGCGGCTTCCTCTGTCGGGACGTCCACGTGCTTCAGCTCCATCTCGAGGACACGCACAAGACCTCGTACGCCATCGACAAGAACGGTCTCAACGCTCAATTCCCCCAAGTG TCCTGTAAGGTGTGCAGCAAGACTTTTGCTAACGTCTACCGACTCCAGAGGCACATGATCAGCCACGATGAGAGTGCCGTGCTTCGTAAGTTTAAGTGTCCCCATTGCGAGAAAGCCTTCAAGTTTAAGCATCACCTCAAG GAGCACCTTCGCATTCACAGCGGTGAAAAGCCGTTCGAATGCAACAACTGCGGCAAACGTTTCTCCCATTCGGGCTCGTACTCGAGCCACATGACCTCGAAGAAGTGCCTGATAGTGAACTTGAAGAAATCCAGGCACACGAACGCGAACAATGTGGACAGGGGCCCGAAGAAGGCGCAACAATCCCTGCCACCGGGGCGGCGCGAGGCCGATCTGCTCGCGGCGAACAACAACACTTTCCTCCCTATTCTGCCTAAGCTCTCGCCCTCGGATTATCAGGAGATACAACGGGAAGGAGCGG GTATTTACGATATGCCTACGCTTCTGCCGCAAATGATGGGCTTCGGCAGCTATTTCCTGCAGACGTCGTTGGGCAAAATCTTGAACCAGCTGCATTCCAAGAGATTGGACGAAGTAGCCGAGCAATTCGAGTCGCACAGGGAGCTTATGAGCCCGTCGACGGCTGATTCTGAGGGCACGGAAGGCACCGAGGGCAAAGAGTCACCGGCGCCGAGCGATCCTCAGGGGTTGGACGCTGTTCGACGTATCCTGGAAACGGTGAACACCTCCGTGACGAAACAGCTGCTCGAGGCGAACGTACGGAAGCTCTCCACGTCGCCAGCCACGATGAAACGAGAATTCGAGGAGGATTATCAA GATCAAGACAGCGAGATGTCCAGCGAGATGACACATTATCCGGACTGGTCAGCGACGGATCAATATGATTCGCAGAGCGAAGGCTTGGCGGCGAAGCTCGAGGACGTGAATCAGCCCAACACGAAAACGGGCTACAAGAGAAAAGCGGAGGATAGCTCGGAGGCGGACACAGACGAGGAGGAG GTTTGGTTCCAAAATTCCCGGGCGAGGGACCGTCGAGAATCGAAGATACCGCCTCTAGTACCGTTAGCTAATTCGACCAGTCAAACCGTGATCGAGCAGCCATTAGATTTGTCGAAGAAAGAAGCTCTCACGGAATCGACGTGTCAAGATAATGACACTGTCCCTGTGAAACACACGTCATCGTCTCCTATCGAACAGAAAAACGATAATCCACAGCCGCATAGTCAAGACGCGGATGACCTGGAGGATTCGCCGTTAGTTATCGACGAGGAGACCACAGATTCTGTGGAAACGAAGCGTTCAGTCTCGACTGTGGGAGAAATTGTTCCAAAG AGTCAACCACAGATATACGTGAAGACCGAAATTGAAAACGCGAGTCAACCAGAGGCTCCGCCAGCGGCAGAGATCGAGCAGGGTGTTTACTTCTGTGATCGGTGTGACAAAACATTCTCCAAGCACAGTTCCCTAGCAAGACACAAATACGAACATTCCG GGCAAAGGCCGTATAAATGCGTGGAGTGCCCAAGGGCGTTCAAGCACAAGCACCATCTGACCGAACACAAGCGACTGCACAGCGGCGAAAAGCCCTTCCAGTGCTCCAAGTGCCTCAAGCGCTTCTCTCACTCCGGCTCCTACAGCCAACACATGAATCATCGTTACTCCTACTGCAAGCCGTATAGAGAATAG